Below is a genomic region from Streptantibioticus cattleyicolor NRRL 8057 = DSM 46488.
ACTGGACGGCGCTCGGACACCGCGCCGGAACGCCGTTCTCACTCGCCCACACCTTCCCCCAGACCGGTCCGTTCCGCCCCGCCAACCTCGTCCGCGGCGCCGACAACGTCGTGCTGGCCGGCAGCGGCACCACACCCGGGGTCGGCGTGCCCATGGTGCTGATCTCCGGCAAGCTCGCCGCCGAACGCATCACGGGACGACGCGTCACCACGGCACGCCGCCGGGCCGTGACCACCACGCCACCGGCACCGTCCCCCCAGGACGCGGTGCGATGAGCGACCGGGAACTCGACGCGGCGGGCATCCACGACCCCCGACTGCGCGCGGCCTACCGACGGTGCCGTGCCCTCAACGCGGCGCACGGCAGGACCTACTTCCTCGCCACCCGGCTGCTGCCACCCGCCCGCCGCCCCGCGGTCCACGCGCTGTACGGCTTCGCCCGCTGGGCCGACGACATCGTGGACGGCCCCTCCCCGGCGGCCGGCCACCCACACCGGGCCACCCGGCTGACCGCACTCGCCGCCCACCTCGCCGACGGCCTGCGCACCGGCCACAGCGACCAGCCGGTGGTCCGCGCCCTGGCCCACACCGCGGCCAACTACCGCATCGACCACCGCCACTTCCTGGACTTCATGGCCGCCATGCGGGCCGACCTGCGCGTCACCGGCTACGCCACCTTCCGGGAACTGCGCGGCTACATGCACGGTTCGGCCGCCGTCATCGGCCTCCAGATGCTGCCGGTGCTCGGCCACGTGGTCCCCCGCGACCAGGCCGAGCCGCACGCCGCCGCGCTGGGCGTCGCCTTCCAACTCACCAACTTCCTGCGGGACGTCGGCGAAGACCTCGACCGCGGCCGGGTGTACCTCCCCGCCGACCTGCTCGCCGCGCACGGCGTGGACCGCGAACGGCTGGCGTGGAGCCGGACCACCGGACGCGCCGACCACCGGATCACCGCCGCGCTGGCCGACTTCGCCGCCCTCACCCGCGCCCACTACCGGCTCGCCCTCCCCGGCATCGCCATGCTCGACCCCGTCGCCCGGCCCTGCATCCGCGCCGCCTGCGTGCTCTACGGTGGCATCGTCACCGCCGTCGAACGGGAGGGCTACCCGGTGCTCCAACGCCGTTGCGCCGTACCGCGCCGGGTCCGCGCCGCCGTCGCGGTGGACGGGCTCGGCCGGGTCGCCGCCGCCCGGGCCGCCTGCCGGAAACGGGGCCCGCGGTGACCGGACGCCGCCCGTCCCGCCCCCGCGTGCCGCTGACCGTACGGCGGCGTGCCGTGCCGTGGGAGCGCACGCGGCCCACCTGGCGGGAGGCCGACCCCGCGCTGATCGCCGAGGCGCTCGCCCGCGCCGAGGCACGCCCCACGGGCAACTGGTTCGTGCTCGCCGCCTCCCAACGCGTCACCGCCCGGCGCCCGTTGGGCCGTACGGTGGCGGGCGTCGAGGTGGTGGCGTGGCGGGACGGCGACGGCCGGATCGCCGCCGGACCAGGTGCCTGCCCGCATCTGGGGGCGCCGCTGAAGGACGCGCGGATCTGCCACGGCACCCTGGTCTGCCACTGGCACGGGCTGGCGCTGGACGGCACCGCCCGCCCGGGATGGTCGCCGTACCCCGCCCACGACGACGGCGTGCTGGTGTGGGTACGGCTGGACCGGGCCGGCGGCGAGCCCCCGCTGGACCGCCCCGTGCTCCCGCCCCGTCCGGCCGCCGGCACCGCGCTGACCGCCGTGTACGACACCACCGGCACCTGCGAACCCCGGGACGTCGTCGCCAACCGCCTCGATCCGTGGCACGGCGCGTGGTTCCACCCGCACACCTTCGTCGATCTCACGGTCACCGAGGCGGGGCCGGAACGCGTCGTGGCCCAGGTGTCGTTCAAGGTGGCGGGACGCCTGGTGGTGCCGGTGCGGGCGGAGTTCACGGCGCCCGGGCCGCGTACCGTCGTGATGCGCGTCGCCGACGGGGAGGGGCGCGGCTCCGTGGTGGAGACGCATGCCACGCCGCTGGGCCGGGACGCGTCCGGGCGGCCCCGCACGGCGGTCGTGGAGGCGGTGGTCGCGGTCTCCGAGCGGCCCGGGTTCGCCGCGGTGCGCTCCGTGGCGCCGCTGGTGCGCCCGCTGGTACGGGCGGCGGCGGGCCGGTTGTGGCGGGACGACCTGGCGTACGCGGAACGCCGTTGGGCGCTGCGTGGTGGGGGGCGCGGCTGAGCCGCCGTGCCGTCAGCCGCGAAGTCCGCGCCGGTGGTCCGCGAGCCGGTGCAGGGCACGCAGCGCGGCCGTGCGGCCCCGGCGCGGCACCGTCCACAGGGTGTGTCCGCGCACCCCCCAGCGTTCCAGCAGCGTGTTGGCGGCGAGGAAACCGGTGGTGGCGGCGCGTTCCATCAGGGCGACGGGCAGATCGGCGCGGACCAGGTCGCCGGCGAGGACGACGGCCGGGTGCGGGGTGCGGACGGTGGGCCGCGCCTCGTACCCGCCGACCGGGAAGAGCGGGCAGTCGTCGTGCCACTCGTGCCGGGCGTCGACGATCCGGGCCCGCCGGGTGTGGGGGTGGACGCGGTGCAACTCGGCGACGAGACGCCGCTGTTCGAGGTCGCGGTCGGCGTCCGGCGGCACCGCGTAGGCGTGCAGTTCGACCACCGAGCCGCCGTGGGCCGCCGCCCAGCGCGCCGCTTCGCCCTCCCAGCGGTCGAGCACGCTGACGTTGTCCAGCCGGCCGAATCCGCTGGTGCCGAGGAAACCGGGCGCGTCCGGCCCCGGCGGGCGGTCCAGCCACAACCGGCTGACCAGGAACGGCGGCGCGGTACGCAGCGCGGCGATCCGCGCCCGCCACTCCGCCGTACCGAGCCCGGGCGACCCGCCGGCCAACCGCCGCAACCCCGCCGTGTCGAGCGCCAGCACGACCCCGTCGTACCGCCGCCGCTCACCACGGCACCGCACCTCCACCGCGCCCCGCCCGCACGGCACCACCTCGTCCACCGGCGACGAGACGCGCAACTCGGCGCCCATCCCGGCCAGTCGGGCCGCCAACGGCTCCCACAACGCGACGGGGAACGGTTCGCGGACCACGTCGAACAGCAGCCCCTCGGCCGACCCGAGGAAGTAGATGTGGAACATCAACGCCATCTCGGCGGCGGAGAGTTCACCCGGATCGCAGAAGAAACTGCGCGAGAACACCTCGAACGCGAGATGCCTCGCCGCGGCGGGGAAGCCGATCGCGTCCAGGAACGCGGTGGCGCTGACCGCGTCCAGCCGCCGGTAGATCCGCGGCACGCGCACGTCCACCAGGTCCAGCGCCGCCACCGGGTTCATCCGCAGCAGATCACCCCGGCGGAACGCGGGGCTGCGGGCCACGAAACCCAGCGCGCTCCACGGCGGGGTGCGCGGAACGCGGGCGAAGCCGTCCCGGATGCCGTCGGCGTGGCGCAGCGGGTAGTCGGGCAGCGGGGTGAGGCATCGCAGCTCCGGATCGACCCGGCGCAGCAGTCCCCGCAGGTTGTAGTACTGCCGGAAGAAGGCATGGAAGCCGCGGCTCATCGTCACCGTGGTGCCGTCCGCGAGCGTGGTCGGCCAGCCGGCCAGCCGCCCGCCCAGCACCGGCCGCGCCTCGTGGAGGATGACCCGTACGCCGCGTTCGGCCAGCGCGGTGGCCGCCGCGAGCCCGGCGATGCCGCCACCGACCACGGCCACGGTGCGGACCTCGGCCGGCCGCGGGCGTCCGGCCGCGGGGAGGACGGTCTCGATCCGCCGGTCCCGGCCGGGGCGGTGGTGCGCCGGCCCGGTCACGTCCGGCCCCGGCACGGACCGTACGGCGCGGGCGGCCGGCGACGCAGCAACGGGAGTTCCACCGCGGTACGCAGCATCGGCGGTACGGGGGTGCGCAGCCCGACCGCGATGTCCTCGGCGAGCCGGGTACGCCCGTCCAGGAAACGCAGCAGACGCGGCGCGGGTACCCGCCGGAACAACCCGGTCAGCAACGCCGGCCCGTCCACGCGGCCGGTGTCCAGGGCACGCAGCAGCACCGCGTCCATGGCCAGCGCCCGGCGCGGATACGGCGGCGGCGGCACCGGAACGCGCCCGGCGGCCAACGCGGCGGCCACCGCCCGGCTCTGCCGCTGCACGGCCGCGAAGGTGTACCCGGTCGCGGGCCGGGTGGCGCCGCCCGCGGTGCCGATACGGAAGACCGACGCCCCGGCCCGGCGCGGGAAACGCCCGTCCGTCATGGGGATGGCACCCCGCTCCGTCGCCGTCACCTCCACCGGCCCCGTGCCGAGCACCCGGTGCAGATAGTGGTCGAGGGCGTCGTGGTACCCCTCCGCGTCGAGCGGCGCCGCCGAGAACTCGGTGTACTCCACCAACGCCTCGCACGGCCCGAGCGGCAGGACGTACCCGAAGGAGAGCCCGTGCCGCGGCTGGCGGGTACGGAAGTCCATCAACTCTGCCGTGTCCGGGTCGAAGACAGCACGGGACGAGCGCACGAACCACCCCTGGAAATGCTGCACCAGCGTGGTGCGCGCGGGCGGCAACGTCTTCGGCGGCCGGGAGTCGAACGCCCACCGGGCCCGCCATACCACCGCCTCCCCGTCGCCCGTCCGGCCACGCACCAGCACGCCGCCCCCGTCGTCCCGGACCTCCTCCACCACCGCCGTCACCCGCCGCGCGCCCGGCGCGGCGGCCAGCCGGCCCGCCACCAGCCGCTCCAGGTCCGGCGACCGCAACATCTTGTACCGCAACGGACCAGGCCGTACGGTCACCGGCGCCCCGCCGTCCGCCCCCCGCACCCGCAACCGGTCCCACACCGCGGTCAGCGCCCCGTCGAAGTCACCCCCGCCCTCCTCCCAGTAACACCACGTCCGGTCGGCCGGCCTCAGCTCCCCCGGCGGCGCACCGACCAGCAACACCCCGACCCGACGGGCGAGCGCCGGATCCGTGAGCCGGTACGCCAGACACAGCCCCGCCGCCCCGGTCCCCACCACGACGACCTCGGCATCCCGCATCCGGCGTCCTCCCGTCCCACCCCCCGCCCCACCCTCGCACCCCGCCCCGGCCCCGGGCCCGCCGACCGCCCGGCGGGCGACGACGACCACCTGGACGGCCGACCGAGGGGTTGGCCCGGACGTGCGGACGCCCGGCGCCGTGGCGTGCCCCGTTCAGCCGGTGTGGGCCACCACGGCGTCGATGAGGACGGGCCAGGGTTCGCGCGGGCGGTCGTGGCCCATGTCGGGGACGAGCAGCAGTTCGGCACCGGGTACCAGACCGGCGGTGCGCTTGCCGCCGCTGGGGTCGATCAGGGTGTCGTCCAGCCCGTGGATCACCAGCGTCGGCACCCGAAGCTCACGCAGCGCGTCCGCGCGTGAACCGCTGAGGATCATCGCGCCGAGCCGTCGTCCGGCCCCTGCGGGGTAGTAGGCGCGGTCGTAGGCGGCGGCGGCCGACTCGCGCAACACCGCGGCGTCACCGTATCGCCTGGAGGCCCACACCAGCTCCCGCTCCGCCGCCATGACGTACCCCTCGCGGTCCGCGGGCTTCGGGGCGAACAGCACCGATCGGGCCTCCGGGGTGGGCCGGCCGTACTCGCTCTCGCCGGTCGAGGACATCATCGACGTCAGGGTCAGCACCCGCTCGGGGGAGGAGATGGCCATCGTCTGAGCGATCATCGCGCCCATCGAGGCACCGACCACGAGGGCCCGTGCCACACCCAGCGCGGTGAGCAGGCCCGATCCGTCGACGACCATGTCGAGCAGCCGGTAGGGGACTAGCGCGGCGGCGGTAGTGATGTCTGCCGAACTCACGGCGGCGATGAACTCACCCATGTCCACGGGGTGGTCGTCGAACCTGGTGGACAGCCCGCAGTCGCGGTTGTCGTACCGGACCACGTACCGGCCGCGATCCGCCGGCGCCCGGCGGAAGTCCTCGTGCCAGGCGGTCATCTGCGTCCCGAAACCCGTCACGAGCAGGACGGCGGGGTCCCCGGGGTCGCCGAAGGTCTCGTAGGCGATGGACACTTCGGGGGAGACGGCGACGATCGGCATGCGCGGAGCCTGCCACGGCGAACCACGAAGCGCACTTGGATCACCGGCGCGTGGCGGGATCCCGTCGGGATGTGTCGTTCGAGCCCATCCGCGCCGCGCGCAGCGGCTCCTAGCATCGAGGAGAAGCCGGTGACCGCCGGCTCGGGGTCCAACGAAAGACACTCACATGCACGTCCAGATCGTGTTGTTCGACGGGTTCGACCCACTCGACTCCATCGCGCCGTTCGAGGTCTTCCACGCCGGGGGTACCGCATCCGGGGGTGCGGTCGGTGTGGAGCTGGTCAGCGCGGAGGGGCCGCGGGAGGTGGTCAGCGGCACCGGCGGGCTGGCGTTGCGCGCCACCGGTGCTCTCGACCCCGGTCGTCCCGGTGTCGTCCTCATCCCCGGAGCCTCCGGTCGCGTCGGCGACCCCGAGGGCGCCGTGGACGGAGAGGACGACGGGACGGGGGACGACACGATCCCGGTCCGGATGGCCCGCACCCTGGACACCGAGTTGCCGGTGCTGCTCAAGGCCGCCATGGACAACGAGCGGATCACCATGGCGACGGTCTGCGGCGGTTCGCTCGTCCTGGCCATGGCCGGCCTCATCGAAGGCCGCCACGCCACCACCCACCACCTGGGCCTGGACCTGCTCGACGCGACCGGCGTCCACGTGGTCCGCGCGCGCGTCGTCGACGACGGCGACCTGGTCACCGCCGCCGGGGTCACCTCCGGCCTCGACCTCGGCCTGTACCTGCTGGAGCGCGAGGTGGGGCCGCGGATCGCCCACGCCGTGGAGGTGATGTTCGCCCACGAGCGCCGCGGCGTCACCTGGCGCCCCGACGGGCCCGAGCCCACCGGCTTCTGAGCGTCCCGCACCGCCCCCAAACGTCACGAGCGAGAAAGCGCCACTTCATGACCACCGACATCGAAGGCACCTGGGACCTCACCATCGCCACACCCGTCGGACGGATGCGGCCCGTCGTCGAACTGCGCAGACAGGACGGGCGGTTGGTCGGCACCGCCCGCGGCGTGGGCGAGGAACTGCCGCTGAAGGACATCGCCCTCGACGGCGACCAGCTGACGTGGAAGCAGTCCGTCACCCGCCCGATGCGCCTCAACCTGACCTTCGCCGTCACCATCGACGGCGACACGCTCACCGGCACCTCCAAGGCCGGCCGCCTGCCGTCCTCGAAGGTCACCGGTCGACGCCGCAGCGACGCCGCCGCCGAGCCCGCGTGATGGCGGCATCACGCGCCACGTCCCGGGTCGTCGCCGCGGCTGCGACGGGGGCGCCCACGTTGGTGTTCCTGGCGGCGAACGCGGTCGGCGGCCTGCTGTCCGCGTCCGTCGCCGCGGCGGTGACCGCCGTGGTCGTCCTCGCCTGGCGGCTGCGCGCCCG
It encodes:
- a CDS encoding phytoene/squalene synthase family protein, whose product is MSDRELDAAGIHDPRLRAAYRRCRALNAAHGRTYFLATRLLPPARRPAVHALYGFARWADDIVDGPSPAAGHPHRATRLTALAAHLADGLRTGHSDQPVVRALAHTAANYRIDHRHFLDFMAAMRADLRVTGYATFRELRGYMHGSAAVIGLQMLPVLGHVVPRDQAEPHAAALGVAFQLTNFLRDVGEDLDRGRVYLPADLLAAHGVDRERLAWSRTTGRADHRITAALADFAALTRAHYRLALPGIAMLDPVARPCIRAACVLYGGIVTAVEREGYPVLQRRCAVPRRVRAAVAVDGLGRVAAARAACRKRGPR
- a CDS encoding DUF5914 domain-containing protein, coding for MTGRRPSRPRVPLTVRRRAVPWERTRPTWREADPALIAEALARAEARPTGNWFVLAASQRVTARRPLGRTVAGVEVVAWRDGDGRIAAGPGACPHLGAPLKDARICHGTLVCHWHGLALDGTARPGWSPYPAHDDGVLVWVRLDRAGGEPPLDRPVLPPRPAAGTALTAVYDTTGTCEPRDVVANRLDPWHGAWFHPHTFVDLTVTEAGPERVVAQVSFKVAGRLVVPVRAEFTAPGPRTVVMRVADGEGRGSVVETHATPLGRDASGRPRTAVVEAVVAVSERPGFAAVRSVAPLVRPLVRAAAGRLWRDDLAYAERRWALRGGGRG
- a CDS encoding FAD-dependent oxidoreductase; amino-acid sequence: MTGPAHHRPGRDRRIETVLPAAGRPRPAEVRTVAVVGGGIAGLAAATALAERGVRVILHEARPVLGGRLAGWPTTLADGTTVTMSRGFHAFFRQYYNLRGLLRRVDPELRCLTPLPDYPLRHADGIRDGFARVPRTPPWSALGFVARSPAFRRGDLLRMNPVAALDLVDVRVPRIYRRLDAVSATAFLDAIGFPAAARHLAFEVFSRSFFCDPGELSAAEMALMFHIYFLGSAEGLLFDVVREPFPVALWEPLAARLAGMGAELRVSSPVDEVVPCGRGAVEVRCRGERRRYDGVVLALDTAGLRRLAGGSPGLGTAEWRARIAALRTAPPFLVSRLWLDRPPGPDAPGFLGTSGFGRLDNVSVLDRWEGEAARWAAAHGGSVVELHAYAVPPDADRDLEQRRLVAELHRVHPHTRRARIVDARHEWHDDCPLFPVGGYEARPTVRTPHPAVVLAGDLVRADLPVALMERAATTGFLAANTLLERWGVRGHTLWTVPRRGRTAALRALHRLADHRRGLRG
- a CDS encoding lycopene cyclase family protein, which gives rise to MRDAEVVVVGTGAAGLCLAYRLTDPALARRVGVLLVGAPPGELRPADRTWCYWEEGGGDFDGALTAVWDRLRVRGADGGAPVTVRPGPLRYKMLRSPDLERLVAGRLAAAPGARRVTAVVEEVRDDGGGVLVRGRTGDGEAVVWRARWAFDSRPPKTLPPARTTLVQHFQGWFVRSSRAVFDPDTAELMDFRTRQPRHGLSFGYVLPLGPCEALVEYTEFSAAPLDAEGYHDALDHYLHRVLGTGPVEVTATERGAIPMTDGRFPRRAGASVFRIGTAGGATRPATGYTFAAVQRQSRAVAAALAAGRVPVPPPPYPRRALAMDAVLLRALDTGRVDGPALLTGLFRRVPAPRLLRFLDGRTRLAEDIAVGLRTPVPPMLRTAVELPLLRRRPPAPYGPCRGRT
- a CDS encoding alpha/beta fold hydrolase gives rise to the protein MPIVAVSPEVSIAYETFGDPGDPAVLLVTGFGTQMTAWHEDFRRAPADRGRYVVRYDNRDCGLSTRFDDHPVDMGEFIAAVSSADITTAAALVPYRLLDMVVDGSGLLTALGVARALVVGASMGAMIAQTMAISSPERVLTLTSMMSSTGESEYGRPTPEARSVLFAPKPADREGYVMAAERELVWASRRYGDAAVLRESAAAAYDRAYYPAGAGRRLGAMILSGSRADALRELRVPTLVIHGLDDTLIDPSGGKRTAGLVPGAELLLVPDMGHDRPREPWPVLIDAVVAHTG
- a CDS encoding DJ-1/PfpI family protein, with translation MHVQIVLFDGFDPLDSIAPFEVFHAGGTASGGAVGVELVSAEGPREVVSGTGGLALRATGALDPGRPGVVLIPGASGRVGDPEGAVDGEDDGTGDDTIPVRMARTLDTELPVLLKAAMDNERITMATVCGGSLVLAMAGLIEGRHATTHHLGLDLLDATGVHVVRARVVDDGDLVTAAGVTSGLDLGLYLLEREVGPRIAHAVEVMFAHERRGVTWRPDGPEPTGF